The genomic interval TTCAgcaacaatattttcattgaaTTGATTAGTTCTCTTCTCCCTGGCGATGTTATTActgcctaaaagtatgcacgTTTTATTTGCGTTTGTCTGCGTAATGTTTTCCTCTTcgtgtttttgtgtttgcttagTTTTAGGCTAGGGATAACGTAGGATTTACTGTGGTTCTCTTTTGGCATATTTGTTTATGGAAAGTTTTTGGTAAGCGCTTTCAACGCATTTGTGCTATAGCCCATATTTGTGTTGGCCATAAATAAGACGTACACAGAGTATGCTGTGGTTACGTCTTTAGCAGCACTCAGCTAACCAGGGAGTTTTTTTTGTGGGCAAGTGAAGACTCAGAGCTCGGTTCAGGCCAGTGGCCGCAAAAAGTGTGCGAGTAGCTCAAGGAGATGTGGGGCACTGGCAACAGCCACGCCAAAGTATGTAGTAACACATAATCCGCAGCTTAGCTTTAAAACTTAACTGCGCTAGTTCATAACTTGTGCAGGGCCAACCATCCCCTTTtgccaaataaaatgtataagaGCAGCCAAGTTGGCAACCGCACAAAAGTGGCAACTCACCACCCACTTCTACATCCTTGATGCACGCATGCGGGCGCAGAAGGAGTGGCAAGAAGCTCCCTGCCAGCCGCCTGGTATTCTCACTCACTTGGCTCTCCACTTAAGCCAGCAACTTGCTCCGGCTTGAGCCACTTTGCCACGGCGTGACCAGTTTCTGAAGTGCATGTTGCCCGGGCACTGCACATCTTAAGTGTGCCCAAAAAGTCAAGATGGGGTGCTTAGAGCAGGGGGGAGTTGCCAGTGTGACATTGCAACGAAAATAGGCGCACGCATCTCtgaaacaataatatttatgccaAGCACTAAGTGAAAGTAGCgccaaaatatatacataaatattttttacttttagttttttgctttagttttttgtttgccattgaCTTATTTCTTATGCAAAAATCGGAAGGCGACGGCTGGCCCAGGTAGTATGTCCACCCAGGGCTAACTGAGCAAAGGACTGGCAGACAGTCCCTTTACCGTGTCACTTGTTTGCGTAAATATTGCAAAAGTTTTCTGAAAAGCTTTTAGCAGCTTTTTTTGTTagcttactttttttttaacacaaTTCGTGCGTCAATTCTCTGGGGAACTGACAAACGCCTCGACTTTGCATTACATTTTGTCCGGCTAATATTGAATATAACACAGGTCCAGCGGGAAATGTCAAATTTAAACATTTGATTTGCGCTTAGCACAtttcacactcacacatacatgtgcTCTTTGCAcagttatatttatttatccaGGCAATGGATCGATAATTGAGCTTATCAGCAGAATTGatatttttgcttatcaaaGCAGTTTAGTTTATCAGACTTatcatattaaattataaCAATGTGCTGAGTATGCCCCcattaagagagagagagagagagagagtgtgtgtgtgtatatgggCGGTGATGGCCTGCGTGTGggtgagtttgtgtgtgtgtatggcaaACCAATCAATGGCACAAGCCgcccacagccacagccgcaacaacaagaacagaaataataatagacaATGCACAATTGACTCATTAAGCGACTAAACCGCGACAAGGGAAAGCCAAAAGTGACACACATACAAGCAgttacacacatgcacgcacacacaaaatgttCAATGATGTAGCCAGTTGGTAGCCCCAGTTATCAGAATACTGAAGTAGCAGGGCAGCTCAGAGTCATGTGGCAAGTGGCTTGGCTCATTATTAAATAGCCGTAATTGTAGTACAATGTTTGGACGCAATTATCAATGCAGtcaatttgcaattgcccACTTGACATTCAGTTAACATGTACAAAGTTTAACTGCGCACtgtcactcacacacagacacacacactcgcacacgcaATAGCAGCACGTAAGAGAGATAGAGTGAGAGCGGCAAATGTTTGCTCTACAATtacattacaatttttacacaatcaacgtcatcgtcatcgtctcATCGTAATAATAATCAGGCAAAGTGAAGTATCAAATTACAGTCATGGACTACGAGCCGAACTGAATGGCAATCGTAGCAGCCGCAGAATCTTCGACTCTTGTTTCTCCACCCCTCACATTACACATACGCCGTGTGTGTGGGCTGCCTGACTATGGCAGAGACCTCACACAGCGCAATTctaatcaatttttattatttttataaacctAGGCAGCAGTCAGCGCCCAAGGCAGCGTCTCAGGCTGAGTTGCCTGCCTTTGGCTTTGTTTCGTCTACGAGAATTTATCTAGCAAGAGGTAGCAAAAACAAATGGCACGCCTGGGGGGAATTGTTGCTTCACGTATGCccaaaacttttttttcggcggctgctgctgctgttgctgacaaACGCACAAAAAACGCGTTAAGGCTTGGGGGGGCAACGGCGCGGTATGTTGGATGGCTGACTGCTAAGGACGCTCGAATGTGTTTACGTTATGATTTTCGAAATCAAAATTCAGCACGAATAGGAATAAATTTACTTCCGAATgtcattaaattgttttccgATAGAACGTGTATATTTCACGCAAGAAGTTTTGCCGCTCAGCATGGGGCTGACAGGGTTTTTACGGCAAGACGTTCTGGCTTCTTTACGTCCTTAGCATCCTGCCATTCTCACTCCGCACTTTGATTTCCTTTTATTATTACGGTACTTGATATTATTGATTTTGATTGAGATTTATGTTGCTGGGCCCGACTGCTTCTTCCTGTTGCCACTACACACACTCtacctgttgttgtttttgttgtagttgttgctattgctgctgctactgctgctgtaAATATTTAGCATATTTTCGCCAAGTTGCCTGTTACACTGAACGGCATGCATAAATTTTGCTGTTGCATGGCAAGTTTTTTGATTAATGCACAAAGTTTTGCCATGTGCAGCGTTTAACTAATAAAACTTTGGCAgacacgattttttttcagCAATTGACTTAACAACTCTCTCACCCTTCCCTTCACTTGTTTCAGCAGAACTCGTCGGTGGTGCAGAGCGACTATCGCATTCAATCGCCTGCCGGTGGATCACCCTTGCCGCTATGCGCCGGGGGCAATGTGACCAGTAACAATGCAAACAGCTCGGGcgacagcaactgcagcactGTGGCCATCTTACAAAACAACACGAGTGCTGTAAACGCCTCAGCGGCCGGCAACAATACCAATGCAGCCGGCGGACCCAATACCGTGCTGCGCGTAATTGTCGAGACTCTGATGTATCCAGTTTCGTTGGACATATTGCATCAGATATTCCAACGTTTTGGCAAGGTGCTAAAAATAGTTACCTTCACCAAGAACAATTCATTCCAGGTGGGTAAAGCAAAATATCTTTTAAATCAatgcataatatttaatataaatcttGGTCTTTTTTAACAGGCGCTCATCCAGTATCCGGATGCCCACTCTGCACAGCAGGCCAAGTCTATATTGGATGGCCAGAATATCTACAACGGTTGCTGCACTTTGCGCATTGACAACAGCAAATTGACCGCCTTGAATGTCAAGTACAATAATGATAAGTCACGTGACTTTACGAATCCGGCGCTGCCACCGGGCGAGCCGGGCGTCGATCTCATGCCCACTGCCGGCGGTCTCATGAATACAAATGATCTGCTGTTGATTGCTGCCCGCCAGCGGCCCTCACTAACAGGTGATAAAATAGGTAACACAAACAGAACAATTTCcttctattataattttattttctgtgctTGTAACGcctgctcacacacacgcacgcacgcacacacgcgcatacacacacacacacacacacacacacacaaatatacatacatagaacGCTTTGATTTAAGACTTTTTGCCTTTGACACTCGCTATCGATTCGTCTAATATTTAAGCCGCATGCAATTGTGCAACAGCAACCTTATTACTCTTATtactatctctctctctctctctctgaacATTTTTTAGTCAACGGTCTGGGAGCACCCGGCGTGCTGCCACCTTTCGCCTTGGGCCTGGGCGCACCACTCACCGGCGGCTACAGTAACGCCCTGCCCAATTTGGCCGCCTTCTCGCTGGCCAACAGCGGCGCCCTGCAAACAACTGCGCCCGCCATGCGCGGTTACTCGAATGTTTTACTCGTTTCGAATTTAAATGAGGAGGTAAGTGCTTAATGTTCCAATCTCTTAAATAGAACAAGACCACGACTAAATAGCGGCCcacaattgaatatatatatatatccacatATGCCTACATGCTCCCCATACTTCCTATTTACTCACAAATTGCAAAAGTACTCGTACATGACCTCTAATTAGTTTGCATTTcgtctataaatattttcacaaaagCCGCAtactatttatattaatatattttcattaaaattttagttttttccaAATTTATTCCATCTTCTGTGGTAAATTATAAAAAGCGAGTACACACGTATCctagaattttaattttatattttatctacttaaagtaaaataaaaataaattagattAATTAATGCTATACATGTGCTATACATTTTGTATcattttttgctatttattatttatgatttatatcatttttacaTACATCTACAAACAAAACTCTCGCTAACTGACAACAAACTTCtatttctctttttctctgtAGATGGTCACGCCTGATGCTCTATTTACCCTCTTTGGTACGtctgcacaaaacaaaaaccaaatacaaaatacatatcttacatactatatatatatgccaaatatatttatatagaatatataaattgttaatttgaGCAACCACAGTCAGTGGCTCAGCTAAGCAATATGCAAGGCAAATATCTAAATTGCATCCAATCTTTATTTGATCTTCTTCGCTTCTACCACACTGCCCCCTTATCTTTTGCCTTGCCTTGCCCCTGACTGGCTGGGCCACTGTCTTAGCTCTTAACCACAAACGTAATTCTTGACCACTTTATTAGTCGTACACTTGTTTATTCATTGAATTTAGAAAACGTAGGAAAGTTAAAACAGCTGCCAAAAAGTCAACTACTGACTGCGACCCACACATTGTAGCTGCCATCCTCTCCTAGCTCTagctctaactctaactcaGCATCAGCACCTCCACCCCTGCTTGCATCCCTTAGCGCAACTCGTTGGCGTAATTCCGTTTGAAATTTACGCCATTTACGTGCAATCAGGAAAAGTGCCAtgaattatttatacatacggGTGTGGAATAGCATGGGTGAAATGGAAGACACAAAACAATGGCTAGAACATTGAAAACGACGAACAcaacaaaacgactaacaaaatgttttaaatattaagcaagtttttaaaaacaaattgccgATTACAAGAACATCGCTCGGCTAGCTACCTACGTATTTTCCAACATTCCACACAGGTACAAACaacattaaaattgtttttttgtggTATTTACTCTGAAGTGCATTTTTAAAATACCTattgcaaatgaaaaataataaaaataaaaaaaaaggttaatACTTAGAATTTATAAGTGCCTTGTTATTgtaaaatactttaaattatttttgatttgcaaTTGGTATTTTGCATTATATATTGAATCACCATGGAAAAATTTGTGGGATTTTTGACTTaagattttataattattttaaatttaattcgttGAAAAAAATACACAGAAAACCTTTAAGTCAATTATTTGAAACAGACTTACTCCGAATTACTGTATCACATGTTTTCCTTCAAATCATGCGCTTTTATCTTTTACTAAATCTACAATCCTTTAGGGTCCTTGAGAGCTTATAAAGCTAATCAAAACAAGgtaaaaaaatctttttacttttttacaATGCAAGGCGTGAGCATAAGAAAGCCATAAGCCCAGTGCATAAAAATGTCATAGCCAGAGGTggcagcagtcgcagccaTGACAACGGAAATTCGCATTAAATAACAACATCTAAATGCTGAGGTGAATTTCCTCTGGTTTAAATAGTAAATTctcatatatattgtattgcAATGCACGGGACAGCAATGGCAACTACTACAAATGGCTTTCTAATAGCTTTTTGCCAGAGGCAGCGAATCCATCAGCTTGCAATTGAAATAGTTTTACCACTGCGTAAAAATCGCAACGTAATCTTTAGATACTCGaccacatactcacacacacacgcatatacacAAGCAGCCAGAGGTAAAGCGTATGATAGAGATGGAGAGCGCAAGAGATAGCAACAGTTGCATATGCAGAGGCTGCCACTGGCAGTTATCCTGTCATAAGTTGTGCTTACAAATTgtaaaacaatgaaaatgaaaatatatgcaCTTGCATAAATCTACActaaccacacacacacacacacacatgctcgcACGCTCCTACACACATACCAACGTATTAAAAAAGCATTCTGTGGCAAACGGGCAACAAGTGAAACCGCACTCAGACACACACTTGCACGGCATCCTGTTGCTCCTTGGTTGCCGTTGTCTGCGACATGCTCGTGTGCATGTAAAATTACATGAATTAAGTGCGCTCCACTCTGTGCCCCATCTGCCCCCATGTTCGCCCATTGTAAGCGGCTCGCTCTCAGCTCGgctcaaaatattatatatatatatatatatgtatatatacaggACACATGCTTTAACATGGCGCTCATCCTGccgcacacatatacaaagacacacacacgcgctcgCACAACAAAAGATTGAGTGCGGAAGTGCATAGCTATAAAAATGTCCATTTATTTAGTTATCATtgcgcttgttgctgttgctgttgccgttgctcttgttgccaccatgtgtgtgtgtcgtctCCCTTCCTCCCCGATTTACCCTCCCTAactgtatgcatatgtgtgtgtgagtgcattTTATACACTCACAGTTTTTGCTGGCTTtacaattgaaataaaatttactTGTGACTTTTCGGAGCTAGTTGTTTTGGATAGCTGAGTGCTTAGGCGGTGGGTTGGTGGGTTTTTAAGTTGGGTAATTGTCTCCTTGCTGCCTTTTTGTCGTCTGCCGTACGCCGTGTGTGGCATGTCTGTTTGCCAAATGAATTTAACTAACTTTGTAAAGTTAATGGGGTTTGCTGTTTGAATTGCAGCTACAACTTCTCCTGGCCGAGAACGTTTTGTTTCattgtgtgcgtatgtgttgTTTTACTATTTTATAGCAATTGGACTTGACTTTTCGCATACGCTGCATTTAACTTGTTTTCACTGCCTGTATCCTATCCCTTTatctgtttgttttatttaataaccAAAATACTTCGATTGCTACGAGTGCCTGCAGCACAATTTGTTAGCAAcagttcgttgttgttgctgccaagTGTAGCGCATAATTGCAGCATAATGGATTTGTTGCCACAACACAAAATGCCGCTGCTGCCCTCTACTGGCCGTATCGCATTTTTGTGCTGCAACAGCACAAAACTTGGCAaccacatactcacacactcacacacgcacaacaatgTTAAGTCTGTTGCCGCCTTTGTCTCTGATGACACAAAACGGTTTGTTTTTGCGGCTTATTTACCCACAGAGAcatgtgtgttgtgtttgccatgtgtgtgtgtgtgtgtattgtgtgtgtgtattgtgtgtATCTGTCTGTTTTGTTTCTGTGCGCCGCTTTgtttgcatgcaaatgcatttaatttgagTTTAAATACCCAAATATAAACTTTTGCCAAACAAACGCAACCACAGAGCGAAAGGTCCAGAACGTATGCAGCAGCATGTGGGCGGCATTAAGGGCTGCCTGTGGTGCAAGCTGCTTGTCTTTAAATACAAGTGAATACAAGTGAATACACTTATAATCATCACATACGTACGTAAATGTATTCATACGTAAATGTATTCATTTGTGtggtatttatttacaaattgcATTGTATTCTGCCAGCAATTCGGACTTTATCGTTgataaagtaaacaaaaatttgtcaaacgcattaattgtttaaaaatgattattgcttgttgatgttgttgttctgataGTTAGAGCTATTCaaatacacataaacataGTCTAGCCGCATAACCGCAGAGAGCGCCCAACTAAGGGCAGCTTAAAGAAACTGAGCCACAGTAAATCCTATCAGCAGCTCGTTAGCCACAGTTAAGACTGACTGCAACTAGGAACTGGCAGCATTTGCCTTTCTTTTGGCAGCTACCAGATGGCAGTTGGCAGCTGCCTGCAGTGCTAATAAAGCTTCGATTGCTGATTTAACGCCAAGCGGACCAGGAGCGAGTCGTATCAAGTGAAGCGTAGAGCAGAAAATTGTTAGATGTACGGTATCATACGCCCTGTTGCACACAGCAAGCGAGACGTCGATAAGCTGAACGCTCTAAAGCGTCTTACTGCTTACCATCATCGGGGCCCAGGACATGACTTGAAATGGCGTGCCAATAGATTTAGATAAACTCGCCAGCGACATGACGGCAGTCTAAGCAAGCAATCAGCTAAATGGCAGCGCTAAAATTTTATGTAATAACTTTTGAATTTCCAAGTAGCTGAACGCAACGCACACGACCCCTGGCCACGAGTGACACTTGAGGCAAGTTGTACGACAAACAAGCTGGCGACtggccccacacacacacacacacacacacatgcaaacacactcaaacacacaagTGTTTAATATACGCATAGCGCCTTTTGTTATGTTAATGGCACCAATGAGCTGGGACACGTAACCACAATTTTCCCACATGACGCGAACGCCAATGTCTGACGGCCACGTTTAGGTGGCAAATTTAGCACTTCAATCATAGCTCTCTGGCaaagtttgttgttgctatttctattggtgctgctgcttttggctaAAAGCTGTTTGCAtatcaaataataaaagaagcAAGCGTAAAGGTTGCAACGCCCGCCGCAAACAGCGCACTTCAAACGTTAACGTTTAGATTGATCAAGCccaattgaaaaaaaaggcCCACGTTCGGGGCCAACCCTTTCCAAAGGAGacattttattagttttgacaGCGCTTTGTTGTTGGCCAGCCCCAAACGGTTCAATCGAGCGACCCGCTGGCTGGCTG from Drosophila virilis strain 15010-1051.87 chromosome 2, Dvir_AGI_RSII-ME, whole genome shotgun sequence carries:
- the heph gene encoding polypyrimidine tract-binding protein 1 isoform X12, translating into MADEISATSMVSCYTVNPPQMRGRMVYVQFSNHRELKTDQSHNQNSSVVQSDYRIQSPAGGSPLPLCAGGNVTSNNANSSGDSNCSTVAILQNNTSAVNASAAGNNTNAAGGPNTVLRVIVETLMYPVSLDILHQIFQRFGKVLKIVTFTKNNSFQALIQYPDAHSAQQAKSILDGQNIYNGCCTLRIDNSKLTALNVKYNNDKSRDFTNPALPPGEPGVDLMPTAGGLMNTNDLLLIAARQRPSLTGDKIVNGLGAPGVLPPFALGLGAPLTGGYSNALPNLAAFSLANSGALQTTAPAMRGYSNVLLVSNLNEEMVTPDALFTLFGVYGDVQRVKILYNKKDSALIQMAEPQQAYLAMSHLDKLRLWGKPIRVMASKHQAVQLPKEGQPDAGLTRDYSQNPLHRFKKPGSKNYQNIYPPSATLHLSNIPSSCTEDDIKEAFSSNNFEVKAFKFFPKDRKMALLQLSSVEEAVLALIKMHNHQLSESNHLRVSFSKSNI